In Paramormyrops kingsleyae isolate MSU_618 chromosome 5, PKINGS_0.4, whole genome shotgun sequence, one DNA window encodes the following:
- the LOC111848524 gene encoding caskin-2-like isoform X1 has product MGKEQELLQAVKNGDLPSAQKLVAKVKASRSKLLGSTKRLNVNYQDSDGFSALHHAALTGTIDLMSLLLEAQATVDIKDSNGMRPLHYAAWQGKADSVLMLLRSGASVNGASLDGQIPLHLAAQYGHYEVSEMLLQHQSNPCLVNKVKKTPLDLACEFGRLKVTQLLLNSNMIGALLEGERRDDSESSANTPLHLAARNGHKDIIRMLLKAGIDINRTTKAGTALHEAALYGKTEVVRLLLDAGIDVNIRNTYNQTALDIVNQFTTSHASKDIKQLLRAGACCLVYLFPLHSWSGGMLVEPEDATGFLQVRALKDFWNLHDPTALNIRAGDIIMVLEQHMDGRWKGHIHDSQRGTDRVGYFPPSIVEVISRRAGGTLSRHASLPNQRQLFLSRTPLATSLSSAPQSDDSYMLYATPSHLTLPRTNGLDDNAGMRAGSPALLSEPACPSEDIWVLRNSVAAGDRNSVGSTGSVGSTRSAGSGQSTESSHAPNGAQHAAGAGDLSKQLPPVCDQMVQKLSSGSDPVKQPDPLQGGSRRQNLNSLRAVEQGFTQQFVRPEQLLEGRDAEAIYQWLSEFQLEQYTGNFLSAGYDVPTISRMTPEDLTAIGVTKPGHRKKISIEIGNLSIPEWLPDYMPSDLTEWLSAIGLPQYHKKLSENGYDSISIVKDITWEDLQEIGITKLGHQKKIMLAVKRLSDIQKAHSQAEAGQGTLRRKLPAALDLVAIESLESGECPSPHTPKMLTFQDSELSAELQSAMCGSYSGCQDGLAMRSVAAMSVSQESIGTRSRGSGHSQEPPASGATRSRSQESLGSGDSGGSRSNGSPGKERNIPEGRDQRQALQPKMELFQQTAPSATPPHTPSKAPGFIYPSIPAKPMSGGSLALAYQGTSQGPTAKKAFSYLQSHCGSSDAPGAPRLPVNGDSLRPKKRTQSLTRYALSDGEPDDDELPATPSGTLASYATLTRRPGRSQLARLHSTPEGTVGRSQSFAIRARRKGPPPPPPKRLSSVSGGTSSETPAAVPSSGVEVDSAGSVKSISAMLDPTGSRVGTTPVPCRLDKPGPTKELAATPKPASPVPPPKPALPAELREPAGGRRRTVSEPAACETNEGRADSGVHSDMEEDSRVGPDMESSSSPQHSSSECIPFAEEGNLTIKQRPKTGGPLKPDSTSKDPEKAQVVKTPDVPEFNLKESDTVKRRHKAKDKDPPKEEAPPAGQPSGAHPESDDAVSRRIAEIEKSLLSLEKGSSAGRPEKPPLSPKPASPEKPPSVPLQVPASPSARVPNVTLSVVQSVAFVASSPEPGLSHLLSPHDSAPVTGRVGVSLGRQPGPTSSTVVVKRLEQTSSSLEAALKAVERKLTLEGSTDSSASMAKSAGNILDDIGNMFDDLADQLDAMLD; this is encoded by the exons ATTTTCGGCTCTTCACCACGCTGCTCTTACCGGCACCATAGACCTCATGTCGCTGCTGTTGGAGGCCCAAGCCACGGTGGACATCAAGGACAGCAACG GCATGCGGCCTCTGCATTACGCCGCTTGGCAGGGCAAGGCCGACTCTGTGCTGATGCTGCTTCGCTCCGGGGCCTCGGTCAACGGTGCCTCGCTGGACGGGCAGATTCCACTGCACCTGGCTGCCCAGTACGGCCACTACGAGGTG TCTGAGATGCTACTTCAGCACCAGTCGAACCCGTGCTTGGTCAACAAGGTTAAGAAGACCCCCCTGGACCTCGCCTGTGAGTTCGGTAGGCTGAAG gtcaccCAACTGCTCCTTAACAGTAACATGATCGGGGCCCTTTTGGAAGGAGAGAGGAGGGATGACTCAGAGTCCTCTGCCAACACGCCCCTGCACCTGGCTGCCCGCAATGGACACAAAGACATCATCAG GATGCTCCTGAAAGCAGGCATTGACATTAACAGGACCACCAAGGCTGGCACCGCTTTGCATGAGGCCGCCCTCTATGGGAAGACTGAAGTAGTGCGGCTGCTGCTGGAT GCCGGAATTGACGTCAACATCCGGAATACCTACAACCAGACGGCGCTGGACATCGTCAACCAGTTCACCACCTCGCATGCCAGCAAGGACATCAAGCAGCTCCTCCGAG CAGGGGCCTGTTGTTTGGTGTATCTGTTTCCCCTGCACTCTTGGAGTGGGGGGATGCTGGTCGAGCCTGAGG ACGCTACTGGCTTCCTGCAGGTGAGAGCACTGAAAGACTTCTGGAATCTACACGACCCCACGGCCCTCAACATCCGAGCTGGGGACATTATCATG GTGCTGGAGCAGCACATGGACGGCCGCTGGAAGGGGCACATCCACGACAGCCAGAGGGGCACCGACCGTGTCGGCTACTTCCCCCCCTCCATCGTCGAGGTTATCAGCCGGCGTGCAG ggggcaccctCTCCAGGCACGCCTCCCTACCCAACCAGCGCCAGCTGTTCCTATCCAGAACACCCCTTGCCACCAGTCTGAGCTCCGCCCCCCAGTCTGATGACTCCTACATGTTGTACGCAACCCCCTCTCACCTCACCTTGCCCCGCACCAACGGCCTGGATGACAATGCAG GTATGCGAGCCGGCAGCCCCGCCCTCCTCTCTGAGCCGGCTTGTCCCAGTGAGGACATATGGGTCCTCAGAAACTCAGTCGCTG CTGGGGACAGGAACAGCGTGGGCAGTACGGGCAGTGTGGGAAGCACTCGCAGTGCCGGAAGCGGGCAGAGCACGGAGAGCAGCCACGCCCCCAACGGCGCGCAGCACGCCGCCGGAGCCGGCGACCTCAGCAAG CAGCTTCCCCctgtctgtgatcagatggtACAGAAGCTCAGCTCAGGATCTGACCCAGTCAAGCAACCCGACCCGCTTCAAG GTGGCTCACGGCGACAGAACCTGAACAGCCTGAGAGCTGTGGAGCAGGGCTTCACCCAGCAGTTTGTCCGTCCTGAGCAGCTCCTCGAGGGCAGG gaTGCAGAGGCCATCTACCAGTGGCTGAGTGAGTTTCAGTTGGAGCAGTACACAGGCAACTTCCTCAGCGCTGGCTACGACGTGCCCACCATCAGCCGCATGACGCCTGAG GACCTTACTGCCATCGGGGTGACCAAACCAGGCCATCGCAAGAAGATCTCCATAGAGATCGGAAACCTGAGCATCCCAGAGTGGCTGCCGGACTACATGCCG TCGGACCTCACTGAGTGGCTCAGCGCCATCGGGCTGCCTCAGTACCACAAGAAGCTGTCAGAGAATGGCTATGACTCCATCAGCATCGTGAAGGACATCACCTGGGAGGACTTGCAGGAGATTGGCATCACCAAGCTGG GCCACCAGAAGAAGATAATGCTGGCAGTGAAGAGGCTGTCTGACATCCAGAAAGCCCACAGCCAGGCAGAGGCGGGCCAGGGAACGCTGCGCCGGAAGCTGCCCGCTGCGCTGGACTTGGTGGCCATTGAGTCCCTGGAGAGCGGGGAGTGTCCCTCACCCCACACGCCCAAGATGCTGACTTTCCAGGACAGCGAGCTGAGTGCCGAGCTGCAGAGCGCCATGTGCGGCTCCTACAGCGGCTGTCAGGACGGATTAGCCATGCGGAGCGTGGCGGCCATGTCCGTCAGCCAGGAGAGCATCGGCACGCGCTCGCGGGGCTCGGGACACTCCCAGGAGCCACCGGCCTCGGGGGCCACACGCAGCCGCTCTCAGGAGAGCCTGGGCAGTGGGGACAGCGGGGGCAGCCGCTCGAATGGCAGCCCGGGGAAGGAGCGCAACATTCCTGAAGGCCGGGACCAGCGGCAGGCCCTGCAGCCCAAGATGGAGCTTTTTCAGCAGACCGCCCCCAGTGCGACGCCTCCCCACACCCCCAGCAAGGCGCCGGGGTTCATATACCCATCCATACCGGCGAAGCCCATGTCCGGCGGCTCTTTGGCCCTGGCTTACCAGGGCACCTCCCAGGGCCCCACTGCTAAGAAGGCCTTCAGCTACCTGCAGTCCCACTGTGGCAGCTCTGACGCACCGGGGGCACCCAGGCTGCCAGTGAACGGTGACTCCCTGAGGCCCAAGAAGCGCACCCAGAGCCTGACGCGCTACGCGCTGTCGGACGGCGAGCCCGATGACGATGAGCTGCCGGCTACGCCCTCGGGGACCCTAGCATCCTACGCCACCCTGACACGGCGGCCGGGCCGCAGCCAGCTAGCCCGCCTGCACTCCACCCCAGAGGGCACCGTCGGCCGCAGTCAGTCGTTTGCCATCCGAGCGCGGCGGAAGGGACCTCCCCCACCTCCGCCGAAACGACTGAGCTCGGTGAGTGGCGGGACCAGCTCTGAAACGCCCGCAGCAGTGCCCTCCAGTGGAGTGGAGGTGGATAGTGCAGGCAGCGTGAAAAGCATATCGGCCATGCTGGACCCCACGGGTTCCCGTGTGGGAACAACCCCGGTGCCCTGCAGACTGGACAAGCCAGGGCCAACAAAGGAACTCGCGGCTACCCCGAAACCTGCCTCCCCGGTGCCGCCTCCAAAGCCAGCGCTACCAGCAGAGCTGAGGGAGCCAGCAGGAGGCCGGAGGCGGACGGTGAGCGAGCCGGCAGCGTGTGAGACCAACGAGGGCAGGGCCGACAGCGGCGTGCACTCCGACATGGAGGAGGACAGCAGGGTTGGGCCGGACATGGAGAGCTCCTCATCGCCTCAGCACAGCTCCAGCGAGTGCATCCCCTTTGCTGAGGAGGGCAACCTCACCATCAAGCAGCGGCCCAAGACCGGTGGGCCCCTGAAGCCGGATTCCACTAGTAAAGATCCTGAGAAGGCCCAGGTGGTCAAGACCCCCGACGTCCCCGAGTTCAATCTGAAGGAGTCGGACACGGTCAAGCGGCGCCATAAGGCCAAAGACAAGGATCCCCCAAAGGAGgaggcgccacctgctggccagccTAGCGGGGCACATCCAGAGAGTGACGACGCGGTCAGCCGGAGGATCGCCGAGATCGAGAAGAGCCTTCTCAGCTTAGAGAAGGGGAGTTCGGCTGGACGGCCGGAAAAGCCCCCCCTCTCCCCGAAACCCGCCAGTCCTGAGAAACCCCCTTCTGTGCCTCTTCAGGTCCCTGCGTCACCCTCAG CTCGAGTCCCCAATGTGACCCTCAGCGTGGTGCAGAGCGTGGCCTTCGTGGCCTCCTCACCTGAGCCCGGCCTTTCCCACCTGCTGAGCCCTCACGACTCGGCCCCGGTGACAGGGAGGGTGGGTGTGTCTCTGGGCCGGCAGCCGGGCCCGACCTCCAGCACGGTGGTGGTGAAGCGCCTGGAGCAGACCAGCAGCTCCCTGGAAGCGGCACTGAAGGCCGTAGAGAGGAAGCTGACACTAGAGGGCAGCACTGACAG TTCTGCCAGCATGGCGAAGTCCGCTGGAAACATCCTGGATGACATTGGGAACATGTTTGACGACCTGGCTGACCAGCTGGATGCCATGCTGGACTGA
- the LOC111848524 gene encoding caskin-2-like isoform X2 yields the protein MGKEQELLQAVKNGDLPSAQKLVAKVKASRSKLLGSTKRLNVNYQDSDGFSALHHAALTGTIDLMSLLLEAQATVDIKDSNGMRPLHYAAWQGKADSVLMLLRSGASVNGASLDGQIPLHLAAQYGHYEVSEMLLQHQSNPCLVNKVKKTPLDLACEFGRLKVTQLLLNSNMIGALLEGERRDDSESSANTPLHLAARNGHKDIIRMLLKAGIDINRTTKAGTALHEAALYGKTEVVRLLLDAGIDVNIRNTYNQTALDIVNQFTTSHASKDIKQLLRAGACCLVYLFPLHSWSGGMLVEPEDATGFLQVRALKDFWNLHDPTALNIRAGDIIMVLEQHMDGRWKGHIHDSQRGTDRVGYFPPSIVEVISRRAGGTLSRHASLPNQRQLFLSRTPLATSLSSAPQSDDSYMLYATPSHLTLPRTNGLDDNAGMRAGSPALLSEPACPSEDIWVLRNSVAAGDRNSVGSTGSVGSTRSAGSGQSTESSHAPNGAQHAAGAGDLSKLPPVCDQMVQKLSSGSDPVKQPDPLQGGSRRQNLNSLRAVEQGFTQQFVRPEQLLEGRDAEAIYQWLSEFQLEQYTGNFLSAGYDVPTISRMTPEDLTAIGVTKPGHRKKISIEIGNLSIPEWLPDYMPSDLTEWLSAIGLPQYHKKLSENGYDSISIVKDITWEDLQEIGITKLGHQKKIMLAVKRLSDIQKAHSQAEAGQGTLRRKLPAALDLVAIESLESGECPSPHTPKMLTFQDSELSAELQSAMCGSYSGCQDGLAMRSVAAMSVSQESIGTRSRGSGHSQEPPASGATRSRSQESLGSGDSGGSRSNGSPGKERNIPEGRDQRQALQPKMELFQQTAPSATPPHTPSKAPGFIYPSIPAKPMSGGSLALAYQGTSQGPTAKKAFSYLQSHCGSSDAPGAPRLPVNGDSLRPKKRTQSLTRYALSDGEPDDDELPATPSGTLASYATLTRRPGRSQLARLHSTPEGTVGRSQSFAIRARRKGPPPPPPKRLSSVSGGTSSETPAAVPSSGVEVDSAGSVKSISAMLDPTGSRVGTTPVPCRLDKPGPTKELAATPKPASPVPPPKPALPAELREPAGGRRRTVSEPAACETNEGRADSGVHSDMEEDSRVGPDMESSSSPQHSSSECIPFAEEGNLTIKQRPKTGGPLKPDSTSKDPEKAQVVKTPDVPEFNLKESDTVKRRHKAKDKDPPKEEAPPAGQPSGAHPESDDAVSRRIAEIEKSLLSLEKGSSAGRPEKPPLSPKPASPEKPPSVPLQVPASPSARVPNVTLSVVQSVAFVASSPEPGLSHLLSPHDSAPVTGRVGVSLGRQPGPTSSTVVVKRLEQTSSSLEAALKAVERKLTLEGSTDSSASMAKSAGNILDDIGNMFDDLADQLDAMLD from the exons ATTTTCGGCTCTTCACCACGCTGCTCTTACCGGCACCATAGACCTCATGTCGCTGCTGTTGGAGGCCCAAGCCACGGTGGACATCAAGGACAGCAACG GCATGCGGCCTCTGCATTACGCCGCTTGGCAGGGCAAGGCCGACTCTGTGCTGATGCTGCTTCGCTCCGGGGCCTCGGTCAACGGTGCCTCGCTGGACGGGCAGATTCCACTGCACCTGGCTGCCCAGTACGGCCACTACGAGGTG TCTGAGATGCTACTTCAGCACCAGTCGAACCCGTGCTTGGTCAACAAGGTTAAGAAGACCCCCCTGGACCTCGCCTGTGAGTTCGGTAGGCTGAAG gtcaccCAACTGCTCCTTAACAGTAACATGATCGGGGCCCTTTTGGAAGGAGAGAGGAGGGATGACTCAGAGTCCTCTGCCAACACGCCCCTGCACCTGGCTGCCCGCAATGGACACAAAGACATCATCAG GATGCTCCTGAAAGCAGGCATTGACATTAACAGGACCACCAAGGCTGGCACCGCTTTGCATGAGGCCGCCCTCTATGGGAAGACTGAAGTAGTGCGGCTGCTGCTGGAT GCCGGAATTGACGTCAACATCCGGAATACCTACAACCAGACGGCGCTGGACATCGTCAACCAGTTCACCACCTCGCATGCCAGCAAGGACATCAAGCAGCTCCTCCGAG CAGGGGCCTGTTGTTTGGTGTATCTGTTTCCCCTGCACTCTTGGAGTGGGGGGATGCTGGTCGAGCCTGAGG ACGCTACTGGCTTCCTGCAGGTGAGAGCACTGAAAGACTTCTGGAATCTACACGACCCCACGGCCCTCAACATCCGAGCTGGGGACATTATCATG GTGCTGGAGCAGCACATGGACGGCCGCTGGAAGGGGCACATCCACGACAGCCAGAGGGGCACCGACCGTGTCGGCTACTTCCCCCCCTCCATCGTCGAGGTTATCAGCCGGCGTGCAG ggggcaccctCTCCAGGCACGCCTCCCTACCCAACCAGCGCCAGCTGTTCCTATCCAGAACACCCCTTGCCACCAGTCTGAGCTCCGCCCCCCAGTCTGATGACTCCTACATGTTGTACGCAACCCCCTCTCACCTCACCTTGCCCCGCACCAACGGCCTGGATGACAATGCAG GTATGCGAGCCGGCAGCCCCGCCCTCCTCTCTGAGCCGGCTTGTCCCAGTGAGGACATATGGGTCCTCAGAAACTCAGTCGCTG CTGGGGACAGGAACAGCGTGGGCAGTACGGGCAGTGTGGGAAGCACTCGCAGTGCCGGAAGCGGGCAGAGCACGGAGAGCAGCCACGCCCCCAACGGCGCGCAGCACGCCGCCGGAGCCGGCGACCTCAGCAAG CTTCCCCctgtctgtgatcagatggtACAGAAGCTCAGCTCAGGATCTGACCCAGTCAAGCAACCCGACCCGCTTCAAG GTGGCTCACGGCGACAGAACCTGAACAGCCTGAGAGCTGTGGAGCAGGGCTTCACCCAGCAGTTTGTCCGTCCTGAGCAGCTCCTCGAGGGCAGG gaTGCAGAGGCCATCTACCAGTGGCTGAGTGAGTTTCAGTTGGAGCAGTACACAGGCAACTTCCTCAGCGCTGGCTACGACGTGCCCACCATCAGCCGCATGACGCCTGAG GACCTTACTGCCATCGGGGTGACCAAACCAGGCCATCGCAAGAAGATCTCCATAGAGATCGGAAACCTGAGCATCCCAGAGTGGCTGCCGGACTACATGCCG TCGGACCTCACTGAGTGGCTCAGCGCCATCGGGCTGCCTCAGTACCACAAGAAGCTGTCAGAGAATGGCTATGACTCCATCAGCATCGTGAAGGACATCACCTGGGAGGACTTGCAGGAGATTGGCATCACCAAGCTGG GCCACCAGAAGAAGATAATGCTGGCAGTGAAGAGGCTGTCTGACATCCAGAAAGCCCACAGCCAGGCAGAGGCGGGCCAGGGAACGCTGCGCCGGAAGCTGCCCGCTGCGCTGGACTTGGTGGCCATTGAGTCCCTGGAGAGCGGGGAGTGTCCCTCACCCCACACGCCCAAGATGCTGACTTTCCAGGACAGCGAGCTGAGTGCCGAGCTGCAGAGCGCCATGTGCGGCTCCTACAGCGGCTGTCAGGACGGATTAGCCATGCGGAGCGTGGCGGCCATGTCCGTCAGCCAGGAGAGCATCGGCACGCGCTCGCGGGGCTCGGGACACTCCCAGGAGCCACCGGCCTCGGGGGCCACACGCAGCCGCTCTCAGGAGAGCCTGGGCAGTGGGGACAGCGGGGGCAGCCGCTCGAATGGCAGCCCGGGGAAGGAGCGCAACATTCCTGAAGGCCGGGACCAGCGGCAGGCCCTGCAGCCCAAGATGGAGCTTTTTCAGCAGACCGCCCCCAGTGCGACGCCTCCCCACACCCCCAGCAAGGCGCCGGGGTTCATATACCCATCCATACCGGCGAAGCCCATGTCCGGCGGCTCTTTGGCCCTGGCTTACCAGGGCACCTCCCAGGGCCCCACTGCTAAGAAGGCCTTCAGCTACCTGCAGTCCCACTGTGGCAGCTCTGACGCACCGGGGGCACCCAGGCTGCCAGTGAACGGTGACTCCCTGAGGCCCAAGAAGCGCACCCAGAGCCTGACGCGCTACGCGCTGTCGGACGGCGAGCCCGATGACGATGAGCTGCCGGCTACGCCCTCGGGGACCCTAGCATCCTACGCCACCCTGACACGGCGGCCGGGCCGCAGCCAGCTAGCCCGCCTGCACTCCACCCCAGAGGGCACCGTCGGCCGCAGTCAGTCGTTTGCCATCCGAGCGCGGCGGAAGGGACCTCCCCCACCTCCGCCGAAACGACTGAGCTCGGTGAGTGGCGGGACCAGCTCTGAAACGCCCGCAGCAGTGCCCTCCAGTGGAGTGGAGGTGGATAGTGCAGGCAGCGTGAAAAGCATATCGGCCATGCTGGACCCCACGGGTTCCCGTGTGGGAACAACCCCGGTGCCCTGCAGACTGGACAAGCCAGGGCCAACAAAGGAACTCGCGGCTACCCCGAAACCTGCCTCCCCGGTGCCGCCTCCAAAGCCAGCGCTACCAGCAGAGCTGAGGGAGCCAGCAGGAGGCCGGAGGCGGACGGTGAGCGAGCCGGCAGCGTGTGAGACCAACGAGGGCAGGGCCGACAGCGGCGTGCACTCCGACATGGAGGAGGACAGCAGGGTTGGGCCGGACATGGAGAGCTCCTCATCGCCTCAGCACAGCTCCAGCGAGTGCATCCCCTTTGCTGAGGAGGGCAACCTCACCATCAAGCAGCGGCCCAAGACCGGTGGGCCCCTGAAGCCGGATTCCACTAGTAAAGATCCTGAGAAGGCCCAGGTGGTCAAGACCCCCGACGTCCCCGAGTTCAATCTGAAGGAGTCGGACACGGTCAAGCGGCGCCATAAGGCCAAAGACAAGGATCCCCCAAAGGAGgaggcgccacctgctggccagccTAGCGGGGCACATCCAGAGAGTGACGACGCGGTCAGCCGGAGGATCGCCGAGATCGAGAAGAGCCTTCTCAGCTTAGAGAAGGGGAGTTCGGCTGGACGGCCGGAAAAGCCCCCCCTCTCCCCGAAACCCGCCAGTCCTGAGAAACCCCCTTCTGTGCCTCTTCAGGTCCCTGCGTCACCCTCAG CTCGAGTCCCCAATGTGACCCTCAGCGTGGTGCAGAGCGTGGCCTTCGTGGCCTCCTCACCTGAGCCCGGCCTTTCCCACCTGCTGAGCCCTCACGACTCGGCCCCGGTGACAGGGAGGGTGGGTGTGTCTCTGGGCCGGCAGCCGGGCCCGACCTCCAGCACGGTGGTGGTGAAGCGCCTGGAGCAGACCAGCAGCTCCCTGGAAGCGGCACTGAAGGCCGTAGAGAGGAAGCTGACACTAGAGGGCAGCACTGACAG TTCTGCCAGCATGGCGAAGTCCGCTGGAAACATCCTGGATGACATTGGGAACATGTTTGACGACCTGGCTGACCAGCTGGATGCCATGCTGGACTGA